The Sagittula sp. P11 genome window below encodes:
- a CDS encoding ABC transporter ATP-binding protein, which produces MLDDTTDTAATGAAEAQVPIARIEKLRVEFQTKDGPVVGVEDISFEINPGETVCVVGESGSGKSVSSLSLMRLIEYGGGDIAGGKMLFDRREGGVMDLATADQSLMRHIRGNEIGMIFQEPMTALNPVFTVGRQLTEGLRVHRGMSKKQAEARALELLREVRIPEPERRLKQYPHELSGGMRQRVVIAMALACKPRLLIADEPTTALDVTIQAEILALMDRLKRETGTAVMFITHDMAVVAQMADRVVVMFRGNKVEEGRVEEIFENPQHPYTKALLAAVPKLGEMTGKDLPEPMRLVGRTDQNLDPIKGSDEVLLKVQNLVTRFPVKGGFFRRTVAYVHATEDVSFTLNKGQTLSLVGESGCGKSTAGRSLLRLVEPLSGKIELDGTDIMALSQSGLRDARREMQMIFQDPFASLNPQLQLADQVAEPLVNYGIGSGSEIQDKVANLFDRVELPRSFMRRYPHELSGGQRQRIAIARALALNPKLIVADEAVSALDVSVQAQVVNLMMELQAELGLGYVFISHDMAVVERVSHTVGVMYLGRIVELGPRRAVFEDPQHPYTKALMKAVPIADPRRRKAEKDLNFKPIPSPIHPVGYEPGPSVYEEVSPGHLVLTSDSGY; this is translated from the coding sequence ATGCTGGACGACACCACGGATACCGCCGCGACCGGGGCCGCAGAGGCCCAGGTGCCCATCGCCCGGATCGAGAAGCTCCGGGTCGAATTCCAGACAAAGGACGGCCCGGTGGTGGGCGTCGAGGACATCTCGTTCGAGATCAACCCGGGCGAGACGGTCTGCGTCGTCGGCGAATCGGGATCGGGCAAGTCGGTGTCCTCGCTGTCGCTGATGCGGCTGATCGAATACGGCGGCGGCGACATCGCGGGCGGCAAGATGCTGTTCGACCGGCGCGAGGGCGGGGTGATGGACCTGGCCACCGCCGACCAGAGCCTGATGCGCCACATCCGCGGCAACGAGATCGGCATGATCTTCCAGGAGCCGATGACCGCGCTGAACCCGGTGTTCACCGTGGGCCGCCAGCTGACCGAAGGGCTGCGCGTCCACCGCGGCATGTCGAAGAAGCAGGCGGAGGCTCGGGCGCTGGAACTGCTGCGCGAGGTCCGCATCCCGGAACCGGAGCGACGGCTGAAGCAGTATCCGCACGAACTGTCGGGCGGGATGCGCCAGCGCGTGGTGATTGCCATGGCCCTGGCCTGCAAGCCGCGCCTCCTGATCGCGGACGAGCCGACAACCGCGCTCGACGTGACGATCCAGGCCGAGATCCTAGCCCTGATGGACCGCCTCAAGCGCGAGACCGGGACGGCGGTGATGTTCATCACCCACGACATGGCGGTGGTGGCGCAGATGGCCGACCGCGTCGTCGTGATGTTCCGCGGCAACAAGGTGGAGGAAGGCCGGGTCGAGGAGATCTTCGAAAACCCGCAGCACCCCTATACCAAGGCGCTGTTGGCCGCCGTGCCGAAGCTGGGCGAGATGACCGGCAAGGACCTGCCGGAACCGATGCGGCTGGTGGGGCGGACCGACCAGAACCTCGACCCGATCAAGGGCTCGGACGAGGTGCTGCTGAAGGTGCAGAACCTCGTGACGCGATTCCCCGTGAAGGGCGGCTTCTTCCGCCGGACGGTGGCCTATGTCCACGCGACGGAGGATGTGTCTTTTACGCTCAACAAGGGCCAGACGCTGAGCCTCGTGGGCGAGTCGGGCTGCGGCAAGTCCACGGCGGGGCGGTCGCTCCTGCGGCTGGTAGAGCCTTTGTCGGGCAAGATCGAGCTCGACGGCACCGACATCATGGCGCTGTCGCAATCGGGCCTGCGCGACGCGCGGCGCGAGATGCAGATGATATTTCAGGACCCCTTCGCCTCTCTGAACCCGCAGTTGCAGCTGGCCGACCAGGTGGCGGAGCCCCTGGTGAACTACGGCATCGGGTCCGGGTCGGAGATCCAGGACAAGGTGGCCAACCTGTTCGACCGGGTGGAACTGCCGCGGTCCTTCATGCGGCGCTATCCGCACGAGCTGTCCGGCGGCCAGCGGCAGCGGATCGCCATCGCACGGGCGCTGGCGCTGAACCCGAAGCTGATCGTGGCGGACGAGGCGGTCTCGGCGCTTGACGTGTCGGTGCAGGCGCAAGTGGTGAACCTGATGATGGAACTGCAGGCGGAACTGGGTCTGGGATATGTCTTCATCAGCCACGACATGGCGGTGGTGGAGCGGGTCTCGCACACGGTGGGGGTCATGTACCTTGGCCGGATCGTGGAACTGGGACCGCGCCGCGCGGTGTTCGAGGACCCGCAGCACCCTTATACCAAGGCCCTGATGAAGGCGGTGCCGATCGCCGATCCGCGCCGCCGGAAGGCGGAGAAGGACCTGAACTTCAAGCCGATCCCGTCGCCGATCCACCCGGTCGGCTATGAGCCGGGGCCCTCGGTCTACGAGGAAGTCAGCCCGGGGCACCTCGTGCTGACCTCGGACAGCGGCTATTGA
- a CDS encoding FAD-binding oxidoreductase, with translation MIFPFRDEGERDFRGPLPEAVDVAVIGGGVIGVSAALFAARAGKRVLLLEKGRIAAEQSSRNWGWIRVQGRDMAEIPVAQEAQRLWQEFDAECRGALGVETVGVSYLAGSEAEMAAFEGWLTEAKGQGVTSRLVGRAETARTMGYPHAGWCGMLLTPSDMKGEPWVAVPRLAKLAEADGAMIRERVAVRRLDISAGQVTGVVTEEGTVRAESVVLAGGAWSSLLLARHGVRVPQLSVRSTALATRPLPDLNVPASVDGEIAFRRRADGGYTLAPSGFAELYTGADMLRHLPVYLKLAMQGSFDVHLRGPQPRGWPDAPGVARFWNGDEVSPFERVRILDPGPNRKRVLELLRRFAEIYPALGEVHLKTAWGGMIDVMPDVVPVVDRVAALPGLTVCTGMCGHGFGAGPAFGRIAADLAMGRDPGTALDRFRLSRFTDGSKLVPGPNI, from the coding sequence GTGATCTTTCCGTTCAGGGACGAGGGCGAGCGGGACTTTCGCGGTCCGCTGCCGGAGGCGGTCGACGTCGCGGTGATCGGCGGCGGCGTGATCGGTGTGTCTGCGGCGCTGTTCGCGGCGCGCGCGGGCAAGCGGGTGCTGCTGCTGGAGAAAGGCCGCATCGCCGCCGAGCAATCCTCGCGCAACTGGGGCTGGATCCGGGTGCAGGGCCGCGACATGGCGGAGATCCCGGTGGCACAGGAGGCGCAGCGCCTCTGGCAGGAGTTCGACGCGGAATGCCGCGGTGCGCTGGGTGTGGAGACGGTCGGCGTGTCCTACCTGGCCGGGTCGGAGGCCGAGATGGCCGCCTTCGAAGGCTGGCTGACGGAGGCGAAGGGGCAGGGCGTCACCTCGCGGCTGGTGGGCCGGGCCGAGACGGCGCGCACCATGGGCTATCCGCACGCGGGCTGGTGCGGCATGCTGCTGACGCCGTCGGACATGAAGGGCGAGCCTTGGGTCGCCGTGCCCCGGCTGGCGAAGCTGGCGGAAGCGGACGGCGCGATGATTCGCGAGCGGGTGGCGGTGCGCAGGCTCGACATCAGCGCGGGTCAGGTGACGGGCGTGGTGACCGAAGAGGGCACCGTCCGCGCCGAAAGCGTGGTGTTGGCGGGCGGCGCGTGGTCGTCGCTTCTGCTGGCGCGCCACGGGGTCCGCGTGCCGCAGCTTTCGGTGCGCTCGACCGCGCTGGCGACGCGGCCTTTGCCCGACCTGAATGTGCCCGCCTCGGTCGACGGGGAGATCGCCTTCCGGCGGCGGGCGGACGGGGGATATACCCTTGCTCCCTCGGGATTTGCCGAGCTTTACACCGGCGCCGACATGCTGCGCCATCTGCCGGTCTACCTGAAGCTGGCCATGCAGGGATCGTTCGACGTGCACCTGCGCGGGCCGCAGCCGCGCGGCTGGCCCGATGCGCCCGGCGTGGCGCGGTTCTGGAACGGCGACGAGGTCAGCCCCTTCGAACGGGTGCGCATCCTCGACCCCGGCCCGAACCGGAAGCGGGTGCTGGAGCTGCTGCGCCGCTTCGCGGAGATCTACCCGGCGCTCGGGGAAGTGCACCTGAAGACCGCCTGGGGCGGGATGATCGACGTCATGCCCGACGTGGTGCCGGTGGTGGACCGGGTGGCGGCGCTGCCCGGCCTGACGGTCTGCACGGGGATGTGCGGGCACGGCTTCGGCGCGGGTCCCGCCTTTGGCCGGATCGCCGCCGACCTCGCCATGGGGCGCGATCCGGGGACCGCGCTCGACCGTTTCCGGCTGTCACGCTTTACGGACGGGTCCAAGCTGGTGCCGGGGCCGAACATCTGA
- a CDS encoding peptide ABC transporter substrate-binding protein: protein MTLKSLMMGAAAVTALAAPALAERGADGEVKIIYWQAPSILNPFLSGGTKDVEASSMIIEPLARYDETGTLVPWLATEIPTVENGGVSEDLTQITWKIKPDIVWSDGTPFTSADVKFTYEYCTHPEGGCAQLTKFEGVTSVETPDDLTVVVTFGEAKPVPYGPFVGGESPILQKAQFENCVGAAASTCTEQNFNPIGTGPFVVEEFKPNDVITLSANGNYRDPAKPAFATMTFKGGGDAAAAGTAVMETGEFDYAWNLQLAPDVIAEMEAGGQGVAVAGFGPLMERIMINNTNPDPALGPDERSVIRPHPFLGDPAVYKAMSMAIDRPLLVEVGYGQAGKVTCSWVPAPEPFAYQNEDCGTQDIEGAKALLDEAGIVDSDGDGIREKDGVPLSILYQTSTNAVRQDFQALIKEWWEQIGMEVELRNVDSSVFFGGDPGSPDTFQKFYADVEMYANTFNGTDPQAYLGNGLCDKAPRPETQWQGENISRFCDEEYDALWNELSQTADMQKRQEIGRQLSQMAYEKGAMIPLVHRGRLSAHSNSLGGVKLNVWDSELWNVADWYRIEQ, encoded by the coding sequence ATGACCCTGAAATCCCTGATGATGGGTGCCGCGGCCGTGACAGCTCTCGCTGCCCCCGCGCTCGCAGAGCGCGGCGCGGACGGCGAGGTGAAGATCATCTACTGGCAGGCCCCGTCGATCCTGAACCCGTTCCTCTCGGGCGGCACCAAGGACGTCGAGGCCTCGTCGATGATCATCGAGCCGCTGGCGCGCTACGACGAAACCGGCACCCTCGTGCCCTGGCTCGCAACCGAGATCCCGACGGTCGAGAACGGCGGCGTCTCCGAGGACCTGACCCAGATCACCTGGAAGATCAAACCGGACATCGTGTGGTCGGACGGCACGCCCTTCACCTCCGCAGACGTGAAGTTCACCTACGAATACTGCACCCATCCCGAAGGCGGCTGCGCGCAGCTGACGAAGTTCGAAGGCGTGACCTCGGTCGAGACGCCCGACGACCTGACCGTGGTGGTGACCTTCGGCGAAGCGAAGCCCGTTCCCTACGGCCCGTTCGTCGGCGGTGAATCCCCGATCCTGCAGAAGGCCCAGTTCGAGAACTGCGTGGGCGCCGCGGCCTCCACCTGCACCGAGCAGAACTTCAACCCGATCGGCACCGGGCCCTTCGTGGTCGAAGAATTCAAGCCGAACGATGTGATCACCCTCTCGGCCAACGGCAACTACCGCGATCCGGCCAAGCCGGCCTTCGCCACCATGACCTTCAAGGGCGGCGGCGACGCGGCGGCTGCAGGCACGGCGGTCATGGAGACCGGCGAATTCGACTACGCCTGGAACCTCCAGCTCGCGCCCGACGTCATCGCCGAGATGGAAGCCGGCGGTCAGGGTGTTGCCGTGGCAGGCTTCGGCCCGCTGATGGAACGCATCATGATCAACAACACCAACCCCGACCCGGCGCTTGGCCCGGACGAGCGGTCGGTGATCCGTCCGCACCCGTTCCTCGGCGACCCGGCGGTCTACAAGGCGATGTCCATGGCCATCGACCGTCCGCTGCTGGTCGAAGTGGGCTACGGACAGGCCGGCAAGGTGACCTGCTCCTGGGTGCCCGCGCCCGAACCCTTCGCCTACCAGAACGAGGACTGCGGCACGCAGGACATCGAAGGCGCCAAGGCGCTTCTGGATGAGGCCGGCATCGTCGACTCCGACGGCGACGGCATCCGCGAGAAGGACGGCGTTCCGCTCTCGATCCTCTACCAGACCTCGACCAACGCCGTCCGCCAGGACTTCCAGGCGCTGATCAAGGAGTGGTGGGAGCAGATCGGCATGGAAGTCGAACTGCGCAACGTCGACAGCTCCGTGTTCTTCGGCGGCGACCCGGGCTCCCCGGACACCTTCCAGAAGTTCTACGCCGACGTCGAAATGTACGCCAACACCTTCAACGGCACCGACCCGCAGGCCTACCTGGGCAACGGTCTGTGCGACAAGGCTCCGCGTCCGGAAACCCAGTGGCAGGGCGAGAACATCTCGCGCTTCTGCGACGAGGAATACGACGCGCTCTGGAACGAGCTGTCGCAGACCGCCGACATGCAGAAGCGCCAGGAAATCGGCCGCCAGCTCAGCCAGATGGCCTACGAGAAAGGCGCGATGATCCCGCTGGTGCACCGCGGCCGCCTCTCGGCACACTCCAACAGCCTTGGCGGTGTGAAGCTGAACGTCTGGGACTCCGAGCTGTGGAACGTCGCAGACTGGTACCGCATCGAACAATAA
- a CDS encoding GlsB/YeaQ/YmgE family stress response membrane protein — MTGLGWFAAIIVGGIAGWLAEKFMKSNMGIIMNIVLGIVGAIVLNAILVAVVGGTLGGWIGQLIIGFIGACLLIWIARAVRGRHA; from the coding sequence ATGACCGGACTCGGTTGGTTCGCAGCCATCATCGTCGGCGGTATCGCTGGCTGGCTGGCAGAGAAGTTCATGAAATCCAACATGGGTATCATCATGAACATCGTTCTCGGCATCGTCGGCGCGATCGTGCTGAATGCCATTCTCGTCGCCGTTGTCGGCGGCACGCTCGGTGGCTGGATCGGCCAGCTGATCATCGGTTTCATCGGCGCCTGCCTGCTGATCTGGATCGCACGCGCCGTGCGCGGGCGACACGCCTGA
- a CDS encoding ABC transporter permease, whose amino-acid sequence MTESPQDDVILAEGPAAIEALKDTGPTKPPRSRGKDVWDQFRKHKGAMFGLGFLVFITLAVLIGPYIYTVDPQKLDIRNKDMRPIYTAIWDADAKVSWEKPLGSDQLGRDNLAQMLSGGRASMAVGWAAMILSLVIGTAIGVIAGYFKRLDGPLMRLTDLFLSLPILPLLLVAVTLFRQPLRANFGPEGGMFILIVTVIAVTSWMPTARIVRGDILAIKEREFVLAARSIGTSPFKLIRRHLLPNVLSPIMVSAALGLATAIITESALSFLGVGFPSDFPTWGKMLADAVQRMERFPERVMLPGVAISLTVLSVNYLGDGLRDALDPRIRGR is encoded by the coding sequence ATGACTGAAAGCCCACAGGACGATGTAATCCTCGCCGAAGGCCCTGCCGCCATCGAGGCCCTGAAGGACACCGGCCCGACAAAGCCGCCGCGTTCGCGCGGCAAGGACGTCTGGGACCAGTTCCGCAAGCACAAGGGCGCGATGTTCGGGCTGGGGTTCCTGGTCTTCATCACGCTCGCCGTGCTGATCGGCCCCTACATCTACACGGTCGACCCGCAGAAGCTGGACATCCGCAACAAGGACATGCGCCCGATCTACACCGCGATCTGGGACGCCGACGCCAAGGTCTCGTGGGAGAAGCCGCTCGGCTCCGACCAGCTCGGCCGCGACAACCTCGCCCAGATGCTCTCCGGCGGGCGCGCGTCCATGGCCGTGGGCTGGGCCGCGATGATCCTCAGCCTCGTGATCGGCACCGCCATCGGGGTGATCGCCGGCTACTTCAAGAGGCTGGACGGCCCGCTCATGCGCCTGACCGACCTCTTCCTGTCGCTGCCGATCCTGCCGCTGCTGCTGGTCGCCGTGACGCTCTTCCGGCAACCGCTCAGGGCCAACTTCGGGCCCGAGGGGGGCATGTTCATCCTCATCGTGACGGTCATCGCCGTCACCTCGTGGATGCCCACGGCCCGGATCGTGCGCGGCGACATCCTCGCCATCAAGGAACGCGAGTTCGTGCTGGCCGCCCGCTCCATCGGCACCTCGCCGTTCAAGCTGATCCGCCGCCACCTGCTGCCCAACGTGCTCTCGCCGATCATGGTGTCCGCCGCCCTCGGCCTCGCCACGGCGATCATCACGGAATCGGCGCTCTCCTTCCTCGGCGTGGGCTTCCCCTCCGACTTCCCCACCTGGGGCAAGATGCTGGCCGACGCGGTCCAGCGGATGGAGCGGTTCCCCGAACGCGTGATGCTGCCGGGTGTCGCCATCTCGCTGACGGTGCTCAGCGTGAACTACCTGGGCGACGGCCTGCGCGACGCGCTCGACCCGCGCATCCGCGGCCGCTGA
- a CDS encoding DUF1697 domain-containing protein: MPAYAAFLRAVNVGGTGKLAMADLRALTEGIGARNVQTYIASGNVAFSHDAAPADVQSALEKALHDHAGKPVGVLLRTLAQLDALTAGTPFPDAPGDKVICLLTDAPIPAAPAADATHHTAEDIRPGPGALYIHYPDGQGRSRLRLPAMAEGTARNLNTIRKMRSLLAERS, translated from the coding sequence ATGCCCGCCTATGCCGCCTTCCTCCGCGCCGTGAACGTGGGCGGCACCGGCAAGCTCGCGATGGCCGACCTCAGGGCGCTGACCGAAGGCATCGGGGCCCGGAACGTCCAGACCTACATCGCCTCCGGCAACGTGGCCTTCAGCCATGACGCAGCCCCCGCCGACGTGCAGTCCGCGCTGGAAAAGGCGCTGCACGACCATGCCGGCAAACCCGTGGGCGTCCTCCTGCGCACCCTCGCCCAGCTCGACGCGCTGACCGCCGGCACCCCCTTTCCCGACGCGCCCGGCGACAAGGTGATCTGCCTCCTGACCGACGCCCCGATCCCCGCCGCCCCCGCCGCGGACGCCACGCACCACACCGCAGAGGACATTCGCCCCGGTCCCGGCGCGCTCTACATCCATTACCCAGATGGACAGGGCCGCTCGCGGCTCAGGCTGCCCGCGATGGCAGAGGGCACCGCCCGCAACCTGAACACCATCCGCAAGATGCGCAGCCTTCTGGCCGAAAGGAGCTGA
- a CDS encoding glycosyltransferase produces the protein MKVAIATSDYFVPGETFINRHIEHMFGGNTCVICGRHNGQDPYGKPLFVRRAKLSLADTLTAPFHAASGALLHGTSRLPFGAGRKSLAQFLKDEQVDVILAEFGTQALVVASLGNDLGIPVFTYWRGTDASKMLTSSQRVRSYRLMMPRLAGMFSVSRFLLDNLAKHGVSHPNAHVVPSGVDIRRFTPGPKTPGSFLAVGRMVEKKAPQVTLRAFAEGARGRDAHLTFIGDGPLLDDCRTLAQTLGIAEQTTFTGALPHDAVRERLHTTEVFLQHSVTAKDGNTEGLPTAIQEALASGCITLSTRHAGIPEAVEHGVNGLLTDEWDEADFARRIAQILDMPDRSDMARAARATAEAKFDNAKGLARVEDVITRTVAQG, from the coding sequence ATGAAAGTCGCCATCGCCACCTCCGACTACTTCGTCCCCGGCGAGACCTTCATCAACCGCCACATCGAACACATGTTCGGCGGCAACACCTGCGTGATCTGCGGACGGCACAACGGGCAGGACCCCTACGGCAAGCCGCTCTTCGTGCGCCGCGCGAAACTCTCGCTGGCCGACACACTGACGGCGCCGTTCCATGCCGCCTCCGGCGCGCTGCTGCACGGCACTTCCCGCCTGCCCTTCGGCGCCGGGCGCAAGTCCCTGGCGCAGTTCCTGAAGGATGAGCAAGTCGATGTGATCCTTGCAGAATTCGGCACGCAGGCGCTGGTCGTCGCCAGCCTCGGCAACGACCTCGGCATCCCGGTCTTCACCTACTGGCGCGGCACCGACGCCTCCAAGATGCTGACCTCTTCGCAGCGCGTGCGCTCCTACCGGCTGATGATGCCGCGGCTCGCGGGCATGTTCTCCGTCAGCCGGTTCCTGCTCGACAACCTGGCGAAACACGGCGTCTCGCACCCCAATGCCCACGTCGTTCCCTCCGGCGTCGACATCCGCCGCTTCACCCCCGGCCCGAAGACCCCCGGCAGCTTCCTTGCGGTGGGCCGCATGGTCGAGAAGAAGGCCCCGCAGGTCACGCTCCGCGCCTTTGCCGAAGGCGCGCGCGGACGCGACGCGCATCTGACCTTCATCGGCGACGGCCCCTTGCTGGACGACTGCAGGACCCTCGCGCAAACCCTTGGGATCGCGGAACAAACCACCTTCACCGGCGCGCTGCCGCACGATGCCGTGCGCGAACGGCTGCACACGACGGAGGTCTTCCTCCAGCACTCCGTCACAGCGAAGGACGGAAACACCGAAGGTCTGCCCACCGCCATCCAGGAGGCGCTCGCCTCCGGCTGCATCACCCTCTCCACCCGCCACGCGGGCATCCCGGAGGCGGTGGAACACGGTGTGAACGGCCTCCTGACCGACGAGTGGGACGAGGCGGATTTCGCCCGGCGCATCGCCCAGATCCTCGACATGCCCGACCGCAGCGACATGGCCCGCGCCGCCCGCGCCACGGCCGAGGCGAAGTTCGACAATGCCAAGGGCCTCGCCCGCGTCGAGGACGTGATCACCCGCACCGTCGCGCAGGGCTGA
- a CDS encoding carboxylate-amine ligase has protein sequence MAQPAFTIGIEEEYLLVDRDTCALVEAPEALMTALSGDLEDQVSPEFLQCQVEIGTRPCASVDAARDDLRRLRATVSEHAARHGLSPIAASCHPLADWKTQSHTDKQRYNELDRDLGGVVRRMLICGMHVHVGLDDDTLRADLMRQASYFLPHLLALSTSSPFWQGEDTGLASYRISVFDNLPRTGLPPQFQSWQEYERSVQVLIDLGVIEDGSRIWWDLRPSAAFPTLETRIMDVQPRLEHALTLAAISQCLMRMLWRLRVKNQRWRIYDRFLIEENRWRAQRYGTTEGLIDFGRAKIVPFPELVEELIDLLEEDAGVLQCTGALHRARDIVSGGTSASRQRTALADARARGADHDGQMRAVVSHLIEEFHADL, from the coding sequence ATGGCGCAACCGGCCTTCACCATCGGCATCGAGGAGGAATACCTCCTTGTCGACCGCGACACCTGCGCGCTGGTCGAAGCGCCCGAAGCGCTGATGACCGCCCTCTCCGGGGATCTCGAAGACCAGGTCTCGCCCGAGTTCCTGCAATGCCAGGTAGAGATCGGCACCCGGCCCTGCGCCTCCGTCGACGCGGCCCGCGACGACCTCCGGCGGCTGCGCGCCACTGTGTCGGAACATGCCGCGCGCCACGGCCTCTCGCCCATCGCGGCCTCCTGTCACCCGCTGGCCGACTGGAAAACGCAGTCCCACACCGACAAGCAACGCTACAACGAGCTCGACCGCGACCTCGGCGGCGTGGTGCGGCGCATGCTGATCTGCGGCATGCACGTGCACGTCGGCCTCGACGACGACACGCTGCGCGCCGACCTGATGCGGCAGGCGAGCTACTTCCTGCCCCACCTGCTGGCGCTCTCCACCTCCTCGCCGTTCTGGCAGGGTGAGGACACCGGCCTCGCCTCCTACCGCATCTCGGTCTTCGACAACCTGCCCCGCACCGGCCTGCCGCCGCAGTTCCAGTCCTGGCAGGAATACGAACGCTCGGTGCAGGTGCTGATCGACCTCGGCGTGATCGAGGACGGTTCGCGCATCTGGTGGGACCTGCGCCCCTCCGCCGCGTTCCCGACGCTGGAAACCCGGATCATGGACGTGCAGCCCCGTCTGGAACACGCGCTGACGCTGGCAGCCATCTCGCAATGCCTGATGCGGATGCTCTGGCGGCTCCGGGTGAAGAACCAGCGCTGGCGGATCTACGACCGCTTCCTGATCGAGGAGAACCGCTGGCGCGCGCAGCGCTACGGCACGACCGAGGGGCTGATCGACTTCGGCCGGGCCAAGATCGTGCCCTTCCCCGAACTGGTCGAGGAGCTGATCGACCTGCTGGAGGAAGACGCGGGTGTCCTGCAATGCACCGGCGCGCTGCACCGCGCCCGCGACATCGTGTCGGGCGGCACCTCCGCCAGCCGCCAACGCACGGCCCTCGCCGATGCCAGGGCCCGGGGCGCCGACCACGACGGCCAGATGCGCGCCGTGGTCTCCCACCTGATCGAGGAATTCCACGCCGACCTCTGA
- the argE gene encoding acetylornithine deacetylase, which produces MTERLAPRALLERLVAFPSVSREPNGPLIDWVAEYLRSHGIEVGLHDKEGAPGWKALYAHVGPEVEGGVVLSGHTDVVPVDGQAWDTDPWVLTEKDGRLYGRGSCDMKGFDALAIWAMVEAKHAGVTRPLQIALSYDEEVGCTGAPALVEAMQVLPRATDVIVGEPTMMKAVSGHKGGVSWWVHVHGFEVHSSMLHTGVSAIMWGAKLIDWCNGVNAAAEASEPLGLAALFDPPYTNVHVGQISGGTAHNITAKDCEFGVGFRVVPGEELETYRALFAAKVEELTAEMKAVRPEAWIEAREMFSLPPFAPEEDNTAEALVRRLTGDNSENYVSYATEASHFQTAGYKAVVCGPGSISVAHQPNESIAISQLQEGEAFMRRLMEALA; this is translated from the coding sequence ATGACGGAACGACTTGCGCCGCGTGCGCTGCTGGAGCGGCTCGTGGCGTTTCCCAGCGTCAGCCGGGAGCCGAACGGCCCGCTGATCGACTGGGTGGCAGAGTACCTGCGGTCCCACGGGATCGAGGTGGGCCTTCACGACAAGGAGGGCGCGCCGGGGTGGAAGGCGCTTTACGCCCACGTCGGACCGGAGGTCGAGGGCGGTGTCGTGTTGTCGGGCCACACCGACGTCGTGCCGGTGGACGGGCAGGCCTGGGACACCGACCCCTGGGTTCTGACCGAGAAGGACGGGCGGCTTTACGGGCGCGGGTCCTGCGACATGAAGGGCTTCGACGCGCTGGCGATCTGGGCGATGGTCGAGGCGAAACATGCGGGCGTCACGCGGCCCTTGCAGATCGCGCTCAGCTACGACGAGGAGGTCGGCTGCACCGGCGCCCCGGCGCTGGTCGAGGCGATGCAGGTCCTGCCGCGCGCGACGGACGTGATCGTGGGCGAACCCACGATGATGAAGGCGGTCTCCGGCCACAAGGGCGGGGTGAGCTGGTGGGTTCATGTGCACGGCTTCGAGGTGCACTCCTCGATGCTGCACACCGGCGTCTCGGCGATCATGTGGGGCGCGAAGCTGATCGACTGGTGCAACGGCGTGAACGCGGCGGCGGAGGCGTCGGAGCCCCTGGGCTTGGCCGCGCTGTTCGATCCGCCCTACACCAACGTGCACGTCGGCCAGATCTCGGGCGGGACGGCGCACAACATCACCGCCAAGGACTGCGAGTTCGGGGTGGGTTTCCGCGTGGTGCCGGGCGAGGAGCTGGAGACCTACCGCGCGCTGTTCGCCGCCAAGGTCGAGGAGCTGACCGCCGAGATGAAGGCGGTGCGCCCGGAGGCGTGGATCGAGGCGCGCGAGATGTTCTCCCTGCCGCCCTTCGCGCCGGAAGAGGACAACACCGCCGAGGCGCTGGTGCGGCGCCTGACTGGCGACAATTCGGAGAACTACGTGAGCTACGCCACGGAGGCGAGCCACTTCCAGACCGCCGGATACAAGGCTGTGGTCTGCGGGCCGGGCTCCATCTCGGTCGCGCATCAGCCCAACGAATCGATTGCGATCAGCCAGTTGCAGGAGGGCGAGGCCTTCATGCGGAGGTTGATGGAGGCGCTGGCGTGA